AGCGACCACCTTCATTTTCGAAAACAGTGTCAACTCGGTGCTGCCCCCACCCACATCGACATAGAGATAGGCACCTTCTTTCTTTATCATTTCAACGATACGGTTTGCGTAAATCAGCTCGGCCTCCTGCTGGCCGTCTATCACGTTGATCTCAACTCCGGTTTTATCTTTGATATAGCTCACCACATGAGCCGAGTTGGCAGCCTCACGCATTGCCGAGGTGGCACAGGCACGGTAACTTACAACATCATGAACGGTCATCAGGTGCCTGAATGCGGTCATGGTGTGCATCAGCTTTTCAATCTTGGCAGCCCCTATTACACCGCCGTTATAGAATGCATCATCACCCAGCCTGACCGGCACACGCACCAGCGATGACTTTTTAAAGTACACATCGGAGTTGTCTTCTATTACATTCATGAACAGCAGCCGCACGGCATTAGAGCCTATGTCAATAGCTGCAAACTTCAGCAGTTTCAATACGGGATCAGTTTTTGCCTTAAGTTTTATTTTTAAGATACCTGTAAAATTCTGCCTGCGACCTGACGGGCTGACTACCCTCGTTCTTCCTGTACCTGTTATCCTGTTCCCGGTTTATCTCCCGGGCCTTTACGTTGTCGCTCCACTGCAGCTCGATCTGTGTCCTGAGCTCCTCCTGCAGGTCGGGATCGTAAACCGGACAGGTAACTTCAATGCGGTGGTCCAGGTTCCTCGTCATCCAGTCCGCCGACGATATATAATAAAGGTTCTTGTTGTTGTTGCAGAATACAAATATCCTGGAGTGCTCCAGGAAGGCATCGACGATGCTTATGGCCTCTATGTTATCACTTAAACCGGGTTCACCGGGTATAAGCGAGCATATACCCCTCACGATCAGTCTAATTTTAACACCGGCTCTTCCGGCCTGGTAAAGCTTATTGATCAAATCTTTGTCCACCAGGCTGTTGGTCTTGACTATTACCCAGGAATCCCTGCCGAGATCCCTGTTCCTGATCTCATTGTCGATCAGGTTCACAAGCCGCCTGCGGGCATAGTTGGGCGAGAGCAGCAGCGACTTGTAGGTGAAGTTCTTGAAGGTGTTGTCAAAGAAGTTGAACACCTTCCTTACTTCCGATGCAATCCGCTTGTCACGGGTCAGCAGCGTGGTGTCAGAATAGATACCGGCATTACCCTCATGAAAATTCCCGGTGCTTATACCTGCATAGCATACAACCTCCCGTCCCTCGCGGCGGCTTATGAGGATCAGCTTGCAGTGAACTTTAAGCCCCCTGATACCGAACAGAACCCTTACGCCGACCTCTTCCATCTTGCGTGACCAGTAAATGTTGGCCTTTTCATCAAACCTGGCCTGCAACTCAATTATCACGGTCACCTGCTTGCCGTTCCTGGCCGCATTTATAAGAGCATTGATAACCTTCGAATTCCTTGCAACCCGGTAGAGGGTAATCTTTACAGAAACAACTTTCGGATCTATGGCAGCCTCTCTCAGCCAGTCTATCAGGTTCGCAAATTTATGGTAGGGATAATGAAGCAGCAGATCTTTTTTGGCAATAACTTCAAAGATGCTTTTATTAGGCTTTATTCGCCAGTGCTGCAGGGGCTTGTGTGTGGGGTAGACCAGGTGAGGCATCCCAAAACCGGGAAACTCCATGAAGTCCTTGAAGTTATGGTAACGGCTCCCGGGTATCAGGTTATCGTCATCATCGAGCGCCATCTCTTTGATAATGTAACTGATCATATCTTCGGGAATAGCCCTGTCGTATACCAGTCTGACCGGCTGTCCCTTGTTCCGGCGGCTTACGCTTTTCGATATCTTCTCGATAAAACTCTGGGAGAGATCATTATCAACATCCAGCTCGGC
The Marinilabiliales bacterium genome window above contains:
- the ppk1 gene encoding polyphosphate kinase 1, translated to MAKNRKIINREISWLSFNHRVLQEAADKSLPLLERIRFLGIFSNNLDEFFKVRVATVKRMMDYDRNVSRDMRKMIGDKPKNVLKQIQKRVIELQAQFQQIYQDIIMELEAENIHLINEKQLTPSQAAFVKNYFEEEVRPMLSVIMLHNVDSFPYLKDKAIYLATKLTGSDPEVETEYALVEVPANISRFLVFPPEDHKRYLIILDDVIRFCLKDVFSIFHFDSFGAYTIKITRDAELDVDNDLSQSFIEKISKSVSRRNKGQPVRLVYDRAIPEDMISYIIKEMALDDDDNLIPGSRYHNFKDFMEFPGFGMPHLVYPTHKPLQHWRIKPNKSIFEVIAKKDLLLHYPYHKFANLIDWLREAAIDPKVVSVKITLYRVARNSKVINALINAARNGKQVTVIIELQARFDEKANIYWSRKMEEVGVRVLFGIRGLKVHCKLILISRREGREVVCYAGISTGNFHEGNAGIYSDTTLLTRDKRIASEVRKVFNFFDNTFKNFTYKSLLLSPNYARRRLVNLIDNEIRNRDLGRDSWVIVKTNSLVDKDLINKLYQAGRAGVKIRLIVRGICSLIPGEPGLSDNIEAISIVDAFLEHSRIFVFCNNNKNLYYISSADWMTRNLDHRIEVTCPVYDPDLQEELRTQIELQWSDNVKAREINREQDNRYRKNEGSQPVRSQAEFYRYLKNKT